From Myripristis murdjan chromosome 13, fMyrMur1.1, whole genome shotgun sequence:
AACCAACTCTTATTTCCTGCTTTCTACAGTTTGAGGTTGAAAATGAGATATATGCCCGCAACGTCTTTGTTTTTGGTGGAGAATCTGTGCGACTTCAACTTTGAGATGACAGTTTTATGTTTGACAACCTGCAACTGATGACAgaaattaggatttttttttttttttttttttttaaagatgtgaGATGAATGTGTTCACCACAACCCGGTCTATTCTGAATGAATTGCTTTGTGTTGCAAGAACTCCAGTGTGGGAGatgaatatttctgtgattACTTTCTTTGTATCTTTAAGGTGTGGCTCTTCCATGGTCGACTAATTTTTACTTTGGCAATAATTTGCAAGGGTAaatccatttgtttttttttttttttggattaagaACCCTCTCGAAATAATTGACTGATACAGCATATTTATTTCTCCTTCTCCATCCCTCTTAAGTGGTTTTGGAAACTCTCCACACTGTTTCCATGTGTTCTGTTACATAGCAAGACCAGCAGCATAAAGGTGTTATTAACTTGGATGCTGTTTGATGTAAACAGTCTGCTTTCATAAATTAGACTGGCTGTTAGCTGGCTGTATGTGCCACGCTTTTTCCACTCTACGCTGAATGACTGTAAGCTGTCACCTTTTTGCTCATTATGTGGTTCAAACTACTTCAAAGTTCACTTTTCTCAGTTTCAACTTGCTGATGGAGCAAATTGTGTCCTTACGTGGCCCTCGATGAAGACAGCAGAGGAAGCGGGATGAAAGAGACTTTATATGCAACAGAGTCTGCACACTGTCCTTCTCTAAGTGGCAAAGACTGTCAGCTTCTCTTAAATGTCCTTTGCTCTGAAACCTCCCCTAATCGTGCCTGATTTCTCAACAGTGGAAAGGGAACAGGTCACTGGTGTCTGGGTTTGGATCAGGGCGCAACTTCTggactgttttcatttcattaccaTAATGGAGTCCTCTATTAAATAAATTCTGGAGGGACAAGGCCACATTTGTCAAGTGTCATTATGTGCATAAAATCCATCCTGTCTTCAGCCCTTTGAGTAGCGGGGTGACACTGCATATTTTACTTGTGGTTGCATTTTACTTCTATATCATTTTCAGGCTTGCAGCACCGCTCGGTGCTCAGTGCTCAGTGCTCAGTGACTCGCGCTGCCATGTAACTCATGGTAAAACCACAACAGAGCACTTTTCTATCGAGTACACAATGCCTCATCCATCTCATCTCTCTGCTGGTGAAACACAATAGGAGTCACTGAAACCCCCTTCACAGCCACACCAAAACACGTTCATCACCATCTATCCATCATCTGGCAAACAGaagcactctttttttcttcttttttttttcagttttagcaGTGTTTACAGAATCTGTGAACTTACGACCCCCCATTTATCAGACTAGGCCCATTTGAAAAACCCTACAACACTGTGCTGTTCTGTGTCACAGATGCAGGTGAAGAGGCAGAGGTTGAGACAGTACGCAGCATCACAGCGCTCCTGGGAGATGAAGTGTATCTGAGCTGTATATATCTGGGTGAGAATGAAATCTCGGGTGCCCACTGGAAACGCCAGAGCAATTCTAAAAAGAAGATGATGAGACTGGCGGGATTTAACGGGGACCGGCCGTACAGCTTTGACCCCAACTTCTCCGAGCCAGCTTCTCGTACCAACCTCACATGTAAGGTGAACATATCCAGCGTGGAGGCGGAGGGAGAATACACCTGTGTGTTCGATTCAGATGAGTACGAGATCATTGGCAAGACGACTGTCACTGTAGTAGGTAAGCCAATGTGAGTGATGTGATACAAGAGGCATAGGAAAGCTGCTGCCTAATTTAAAAGCAGATTTATGAAAGGAAGAATCTGGTGATAtatgcatatactgtatatgagtaacttcattcattcatcattgtTTCATCCATTCAATGTCCCTCACATGACGGAAACTGCCTATTCGGGACACTGCAATTAAAACTATACTTAAATTATGctatatatttttgttaatgCCCATTTTTGCTGCCTTTTTATCAAATGGTTTAAACCGACCAGTGCCCAGACTGTGCTTTGTGATCTGTGGAAACTAAATCAGAGAACTATGACGCTGTGCCGGTCTAGACATCTCACACATCACCTGTGAATCTTGACAGAACTTGAAGGGATGGTGCAATTTGGCACCGTATTCTGTAAAATCTGGGCTCTGCAAAAACCACATTAAGTGGCCTTATGGAGGAGATACGCCTTACCCCCTTCTCCATAATTCAAAATGACATGTAATATGTTACACAAATCATGCTATCCTGttaaattacactgattggccagTGGGGGAAACTATAATTTAAGGCCAAAATCTCAAACTTTTTAAAGACACAACTGTTACATCATCAATACGATTTTGATGACATTTGTAGGGACATTACATGTTGCTAATGATGCACTCAAGCCAGGCTGCATCCTCCCTGGCGGATGTTTACCTgctcatgcattcattcatgtgtATGTTTACACAGCTCAACCTGATATTGAAACCCTGGTGAACGAAGAGACTTTCAATGGCACCCAATACCAATCTGTTTCCTGCTCTGCTGCCAACGGAAGACCCATGCCTCAGATCAGCTGGTTGGTCAACGGGCTTCCCCCCTCTGTTTATCCCTTTACGGTCGAGATGAGCGACACCGTTCACCCAAATGGCACTGCCACCATGAGGAGCGTCCTCCGCTTCCCAACCCACCTGCAGGACGAGGAGAGTGTCACCTGTGTGGTGCAACACCCGACCCTACCTGACCCCCAACTCACAACAGTGAGGGTGGCAACTTATGGTGAGCTCACACTCACAGTATGCAGCATGCTTATCATACCACAGTGACAAACCATGCATCACATTGCACGGTGCAGATGCATTCAAAATGAAGTTGCATCAAAGTTAGTGCAGTTTCCATCATTTTAATCATGCATAAGCCTCACTCCACCTTCCACCAGTGCCTATAAAGCATGTGTGTTGCTTATCATGTGGCCTGACTTTGACACAGCACCTCTAGGACACCACAACCTAAATGTATTGGAGAATAAACTCTGATTTCTGCAGAATCCCTGCACTGAAGCTTGTGGGTCTCTTAGTTTTGGTCTGACAGCAGCTGGGCCAGACATCTGCTCTCAGCTGCAGCCCAGCCAACAGATGGGACAGGTGATAAGCCTAAGTCAGCACTCTCCAAAACCCAGGCTGGAGCCCCTTATGCCCTGTGTTTAGCCGATATTCTGCTCATCCGGCTCCAGCTTCCTATTTAAGAGAAAACACCCTAAGCCACTACTTGCTATCTGactttttaatttgatgaaaaacaaaaccaaacaaaacatcagatttACTCGGAttgtctttcttccttttccacAGTTGCTCCAAATGTGACCATCAAAGCAGAGCTGGTACAACAGGAGGAAGGGGAGTTCTGGGTGGTCTCTTGCATGGCATCTGGTGGGAGACCTGAGACTGACATTTCCTTGGTTCTGGCCACTGGAGaagagctgcagcaggaaaatGACACAGACTCAGACATACAAACAAGCTCATACCACCTCCCTGCACAGGTGTATGAGGGGCAAAACGTCACCTGTGTTTTTGATCACCCCAAATTTACACACAAGGAGTCACGAGTGATTACACTGCCTTCCTTCTGTGAGTGTTACCATAGTGCAACATGGTGAAAAATGCTGTTGATTCTCAAGAGGCATACGTTAAAAAAAAGGGATGCACTTTTTCTTCTGCAGATTTGTCCAGAGTTCAGCTCTTTCATTCTGGGACTGGACACAGACGCGATGAGATCAGTGACATTGAGTCTTTGGAGCTGCAGGAAGGACAGAGTGATACCATTATTAACCTGGAAGCCGCTGGGAATGTGCCACGGTATTCTGTTTCTTGCAACAAGTAAGGAGAAGATGTTTAGATCACTTTTCTCATGCTGATTTCAATGAGCCGTGCAAATTTCATCAATCAGCAATACCGCTTTCAAAAAAGTAATATCATTACTACCACTCTTGTGAGCACGTAGATTTAAACAGCCTACATAATCTCTCTAAGGATGTGGTGAGAGGTTTGGTGGCAACAAACCACAAGTGGCAGACAGCAAGTACCCAGTTTAAACGTCCTTCCTGATCGAAATTATCATTTGTGAAGCCAAAAGACATAGTCAGTTCTTGAATTCACCCATGGTGATCATTTAATTGTTATATCAGTAATAATTACATCAGTTACAGCTTGGGCTATTTACACTCTACTgatgaaaacttgaaaaaaggaaactaaTCTATCAAAGAGTTGGTCCGACAATGAGCACTATGTgcactcaaccatcaaattatgtgctttTTGCATGTTTCTGTACTTGAGTCTAAAGGTTCCTCAAAGTAATCAgccctctgcaattttgcatattGCAACGTCCACTGAAACTTAAATTcctggttgtttgtttgtgtttccttcCAGAGATGGCGAGCGACTGCCTGAGGGTGTGGAGGTGGTGGGTAGTTCCCTCAGGGTTCAGGCTCCTTTGGAGTTTTACCATGGTGGCCTGTATGAATGTGTCCTCtcctatcacacacacagtgcgaTGATTCAATTCAACATCACAGTTAAGCCTAAAGATATAGAGCCTGGTATGTGAAACTCTTTGTATATTTACTACGTCTAACTTGACTGCTGTTAAGAGACTGTCATCAGTAAGACTTGCCAAGTGGCCATAAAGTGTTTTATGAATTTGAACCTTCTGCATTATATCATTATATTATTTTGAATTATTGATGCTGAACCTTGTCTGCACCTCTTTCCGTCTCTGTCAGTTCCTCCCATGATAAGAGTTGATTTGCAGAGCGGAGCTGCACGCAGGGTCATCGAGTGCTTAGCAGCTGATGCTGTTCCTGCAGCCAACATGTCCTGGCTTCTACCGGAGGGTGTGTCTGGTGTCTCCTCATTCAATTTCACTTCTCATAATGGAAGCCACTCTGTCAGAGGAGTTTTACTCCTCCCTGCCTGCTCGCCTTGGGAACTCACTGTAGAATGTGTGATAAATCACCCTGCTTGGGAGAAGCCGGAGAACAGAAGCATAACCCTCCCCGTTTGCGGTATGTTCAACAAATCAAGCAATGAATAATTTTGCCTGAGTTATAGACATATCTTGCCACGTTAGCACAGCATAGATTTTAAACTTTTGCTCAAATGCAATCTGTCACATCCTGCAGTTTAACTCGTCTGTCCCCATGCAGCTCGCCCCAACATCACTGTAAGCTCCAGGGTTGAGTGGAGAGGAGGTGAAAGGCACTCAGTGGCAGAGTGTCGTGTGAACAGTGTTGCACCTGCAGCAACCATAACCTGGCATGTTGCAAACACTGACGGTGACAATACCACCAGTCATTTGCAGCCAACTGGAAGGATGTCTGTGGTGCAGGCCAGTGGCTTGGTGACGGCTCACAGCACGGTGCAGTTCCGCTCTTCTTTATATTCTGGTCAGAAGTTGACCTGTGTAGTGGAGCATCTGAGCCTGGAGGAGCCAGAGAAAAGGGAGATCTACATTCCTGTGTACAGTAAGTTATCTTCAGGCTTCCCAGCCTAGCTTTGCAGCTCTTTGAAATACTTTCCCCCACACCACCCTTTGTGTTTCTCCACTAAGCACTGGGTCACTGATTGTATGTCCATCTGCCTCTCCATTCTCCCATCTTTGTATttctgtcacactcacacataaacacaaagacacacacagacacacacacctctaaccCCCTTCCTCTCACCACTGGTCTCTTTCAGAAGCTGCAGTGCTGAATGTGTCTGTAGTGAGACAGCAGGACTCTCCTCTCTGGCTGGCAGTGTGTGAGTACAGAGGGGAGGGTGTCACGGCTAACCTTGCCTGGATCCTTCCTGAAAATACCACAGGCCAAAGCACACAGTTCTCCGAGTATGAAGGGCACACGGTGAAAACCAGGCTAACATATCAGTTTCCACTGGCCCGTCACGAGGGGCAGGCCCTGACCTGTGTGAATCGGAATCAACAAGGAAAAACGGAGAACAGGACGGTGGATGTCCCCATATACTGTAAGTGTAAGAGCATATCATCATCCACAGGAATCTTGAtaacataaatgaaaataatttacaaCCGTCTTGTTTCGTTAAATGGTATTTTGTGCATTCAATTCAAGTTTAACAGGCTTAGTTCATTTGGAAGTTTGTACTGAAATATGGCATTTCACTTAACTGACCTGCACAGCTTTTCTCCCACAGATATTTCCTTTACGAGAGCCGGAGGCCATGCAGCTCCTCTCCAAAGTTACCGTCATGGCAAACACCTCATACACAAACTGGCTCTCAAGGAGAATCTTCCCCACCAGAAGTTGTTACTCCATGTCTATGGAAACGCGCCAGTGTACAACATCACTTGTCAAAGGTGCTCGAACTGCAATCTACCACCTTTTCCCCCCTTGGGACAGCATCAGTAAACATGGTGCACTGTGGAGCATCCTGTTGTCTCCTAATGTGCTTTTGTGACGGAGCCAATAAACTAGCAATTATCCTGAATGGGAAGCTAGACAGggcctccttctccttctttttcttaaaggaaaattccaccctcaGCGACTCTGTGACGTTCAGGGCATTCCAGGAATTcgtttgtgatttttaaaaaatactgtaatttaTGCTTGCTTTATGCACTTCCCCTCATCTGTTACCTGCATCATctatttctgcttcatttagTGACTTCCCACATTTGCCAGAATGCCTTTCGACTGGCCCTAAAGACggtgtctgagtgtgtttcaTTCACCAGTGGGATATAAACTAGTAGTGCAAAATAATAGCAATAGTTTTTCCAGTTCAGAAAAAGTGCAATTTGTACTCCATGTGCTCAAAAGACAACGTGTCATATGATCATATCGCATTTTGTTCAGAATACTGTCAAAGGGCAATTTGGTATCTCCATCTCTGTAATAGATCTCCAATAACCTTTTTGTAACAGTGATAAAATGCTTAGGATGGATTTTTCCTTTCAATGCAAATGTGCTAGTTTGCAACAGCATAAAACGTTTTGCACTATACGTTAAATTGTTGAAGAGCTATAGGTTACCTCCTGTGGCCTACAGTGAATCTCATGAACAATCAAAGCACATATTCATATTATCAACATAAACACTGTTTGTGGCATGATACAGGATAAAATTGAGATGAATTAAAAAGACTAATTCATTTAATTGTGTTCTAGGAGTGACGGCTCACTTGTCCCGATGGAGGGCACCGCAATGCTCTTCCACTCGAAGGTCACAAAGCGTGACGAGGGCATATACAAGTGCCATGTCTCCTTCTGTCATCACAAGGCTGCAGCCTACTTTCAAGTGGAAGTTGCCAGTTACGAGGAACAAATCTGTAAGTGCCAACCACTCCTGAGACATAATATCCTCCATATACTAATACAACAGGTcatgatattgtgtgtgtgtgtgtgtgtgtgtgtgtgtgtgtgtgtgtgtgtgtgatgcaggtACACTGGTGATCATCTGCATCTCTTCAGCCTCAGccatcttcctcatcctcctcgtcATTCTCTGGGCGTTCTGGTGAGTTAAATGcctctgcaggtgacaggtgacaggCTGCAGCTCGGCAGGTAACCTGCTGATGGTTAAATGAGGGCAAGGCAGCCGATGCCCtctgaaataagacaaacaggATGTCTAGAACGTTAACCCAactcaccaaaaccaaagagcCATGCTATCACGCTCACAAACAGGAAGCAATGTGGCTGAGGCAGACAGGTGCCTCTGCCACCACAAGCCAGCCTGCAGACAGGTAGAATCTGTTCCCTCTGCCTTTGTGGTTCAAACAACAGATTTATTTTCCAATTTCCTGTCGTCTGTGTTTTCGAAGCAGTCTTTGCTTCGTTAGTGCCACGTTGCTGTGCATGAGCGATGATttgaaactcaaaaaaaaagagctgacaGCCTGCAGTCATGGGCTATTTTTCACGGATCTAAATTAATGATTCGAGAGAAGAGACTGGGAAAATGTTTGAGCCTGAGACTTTCATCAGAGTCATTCTGTAAAAATACCCCATTACTCAAATCTGTAAAAAATATCCTGTGTGCATGGGCCTTCCTCTCTtgattttcagatgttttggtCGGTGCATCAGCTCAGAGCCCAGAGGTCTCCGTTATCTTGGGCAAAACTTTTAAAATCCACATCTGTTGAAGCTGTATCCATCATCAAATTGGATTT
This genomic window contains:
- the LOC115369615 gene encoding uncharacterized protein LOC115369615, whose amino-acid sequence is MGCSRLLILGFVLNVAHCLETLDAGEEAEVETVRSITALLGDEVYLSCIYLGENEISGAHWKRQSNSKKKMMRLAGFNGDRPYSFDPNFSEPASRTNLTCKVNISSVEAEGEYTCVFDSDEYEIIGKTTVTVVAQPDIETLVNEETFNGTQYQSVSCSAANGRPMPQISWLVNGLPPSVYPFTVEMSDTVHPNGTATMRSVLRFPTHLQDEESVTCVVQHPTLPDPQLTTVRVATYVAPNVTIKAELVQQEEGEFWVVSCMASGGRPETDISLVLATGEELQQENDTDSDIQTSSYHLPAQVYEGQNVTCVFDHPKFTHKESRVITLPSFYLSRVQLFHSGTGHRRDEISDIESLELQEGQSDTIINLEAAGNVPRYSVSCNKDGERLPEGVEVVGSSLRVQAPLEFYHGGLYECVLSYHTHSAMIQFNITVKPKDIEPVPPMIRVDLQSGAARRVIECLAADAVPAANMSWLLPEGVSGVSSFNFTSHNGSHSVRGVLLLPACSPWELTVECVINHPAWEKPENRSITLPVCARPNITVSSRVEWRGGERHSVAECRVNSVAPAATITWHVANTDGDNTTSHLQPTGRMSVVQASGLVTAHSTVQFRSSLYSGQKLTCVVEHLSLEEPEKREIYIPVYKAAVLNVSVVRQQDSPLWLAVCEYRGEGVTANLAWILPENTTGQSTQFSEYEGHTVKTRLTYQFPLARHEGQALTCVNRNQQGKTENRTVDVPIYYISFTRAGGHAAPLQSYRHGKHLIHKLALKENLPHQKLLLHVYGNAPVYNITCQRSDGSLVPMEGTAMLFHSKVTKRDEGIYKCHVSFCHHKAAAYFQVEVASYEEQICTLVIICISSASAIFLILLVILWAFWGKCDHGQTKNAESSSALTSLMQDPCSPELKKAPVSGGDKQEYAHLVSYSIVLDVKSTV